The proteins below come from a single Miscanthus floridulus cultivar M001 chromosome 1, ASM1932011v1, whole genome shotgun sequence genomic window:
- the LOC136476969 gene encoding cold-regulated 413 plasma membrane protein 1-like, producing MGKGFASYLAMKTGPEGGDAVAAQQALIDADLRELGVAARKLANHAFVLGGGLGFGTSFLKWLAFLAAVYLLILDRTNWKTNMLTALLVPYIFFTLPNVLFSLIRGEVGKWIAIVAVILRLFFPRHFPDWLELPGSIILLTVVAPSLFADTFRGDLVGVLICLAIGCYLLQEHIKASGGFRNAFRKGNGVSNSIGILLLFVYPVWAAVLQVL from the exons ATGGGGAAGGGGTTCGCGTCGTACCTGGCGATGAAGACGGGGCCGGAGGGCGGCGACGCggtggcggcgcagcaggcgctAATCGACGCGGATCTGCGGGAGCTCGGCGTCGCCGCGCGGAAGCTGGCCAACCACGCCTTCGTCCTCGGCGGCGGGCTGGGGTTCGGCACTTCCTTCCTCAAGTGGCTGGCCTTCCTCGCCGCAGT GTATCTCTTGATATTGGACCGCACAAATTGGAAGACCAACATGCTGACAGCTCTCTTGGTTCCTTACATTTTCTTCACTCTGCCTAATGTGCTATTTTCTCTGATCAG AGGAGAGGTGGGAAAATGGATTGCGATTGTTGCTGTCATACTGCGTCTATTCTTTCCACGCCACTTCCCAG ATTGGTTAGAGCTTCCTGGTTCCATCATCCTGCTCACAGTGGTCGCCCCCAGCCTGTTCGCAGACACCTTCAGGGGTGACCTCGTTGGTGTCTTGATATGCCTTGCGATTGGATGCTACCTGCTCCAAGAGCACATCAAGGCGTCAGGTGGATTCAGGAACGCCTTCAGGAAGGGCAATGGCGTGTCGAACTCCATTGGCATCCTCCTGCTCTTCGTCTACCCTGTCTGGGCCGCGGTGCTGCAAGTCCTGTAG